Genomic DNA from Hordeum vulgare subsp. vulgare chromosome 2H, MorexV3_pseudomolecules_assembly, whole genome shotgun sequence:
CGTGTTTTCTTTGCAACATCCTCCATGTTGCTAGAAAGATTTCTGTAACAACATTGATGTTGCAAAACTCTCTTACCTAACGCCTACACAAAGGTGAAGAcatttttttgcaaaattagctctgttgcaaaaaaaaatacaACGATACCTTTATTGTAAAAGTTCTAGAACAAGAACTCTATTACAAATGTCCTAGCGCAACATCACTCGTGTTTCAAACTAGCAGCTAAATGTGGCATTCATCTCATGTAAAATCCAATGGCTTGCGAGGCAACGGATCTTTTAAAAGATCCGCCAGCTGACGCGTAGCCCAAATTATCCAGAAacactataattttttttgaaaactttCCTAACTTACCAAATCTTAAAAGGTGTTTTTTATAGGAAGGTTTTTTCATGCGTGGTGGAACTTGTTGAGAAAATGATTTTACAAATGTTAGTTAATTGATATAACATGCTTGTAAAACTGATTATTCTAGACATTACTGACCTAAAATATGCATACGACAtctgaataataaaaataaaaatacatataTACAACTAAATAAAAGTAGTGAATTGCacattttttcttctgattttttctgttgTGCATTGGATTTGTATCttgaaatatatacaactaaaTAAAGGTTGTGAATTGCACATTTTTTTCCTTCTGGTTTTGTGTTGTGCATTGGATTTGTATCTCGAATCAAGTCTAGAACTTAAACTCTAGTGGGTTGGGATATCACTGTCCTCCTAACCATCCTAATACAAATTGTCTCACAAATTTCAAGTCTTTTATGATGTTGAATTATGAGCACAATCTTTtgcaaaaagagaaaaagaaaaaaaacttataTATCATGAGCTTAATGCACCAGTAGACCTAAATGGTTAGTGCACGCTACACTAAATGCCTAGAGAAACTCCAGCATGCCAAATTTTACTTTGTCGGAAGCACCCGACTTCAAAATTCCTAGCCCTTGTGGTAACAATGTACAGCCGTTAAAAGAAGAGGTTAACATGTCAATCGGTGAATTATCACCCTGTGCAGGCCGGATCCAGAATTACATATGACCACAAACTCATGCATGCAACACAAACCAGCGCACCCGCAGACGCACACGCACACACGAATGACTTGTGACGATGGCGACGTACAGGTACAGCTAGCCGTCCGGCTCCGCTCAAGACATTAGAATGAGCAGGGACGCCAGAGCTGCGCTGGCCGCGACTAGTGCCGCCTGCGCAGCAGTAGCAACGGGGGCGGAGTTCTTGCCCTCCTCACCCGGCTGGACCTGGGGGAGGTCGTCAGGGCATTTGAGCCCCAGGTTGTCCCCCTTGCATGTATTGGCGAAGAGCCCCGCGGGGTACTTGCCGTAGAGGTGGATGAGGCTGAACATGGTGGCGGCGCAGTTAGTGGCGACGTCGTTGATGTAGATGCTGTAGGGGCAAGCGAAGTCCGTGAGCGCCGCGCAGCACAGCGCCGGCTGGTACAGGGGGCCCTTGCACTTGCTCGTGATGAGGGTGTA
This window encodes:
- the LOC123429880 gene encoding GPI-anchored protein LLG1-like yields the protein MVLELDRVLMLRAAVLAVVAGFAAARFISNDALQPHSHGAAGRSLLQTKKDCPVTFEGANYTLITSKCKGPLYQPALCCAALTDFACPYSIYINDVATNCAATMFSLIHLYGKYPAGLFANTCKGDNLGLKCPDDLPQVQPGEEGKNSAPVATAAQAALVAASAALASLLILMS